In one window of Streptomyces showdoensis DNA:
- a CDS encoding family 1 encapsulin nanocompartment shell protein gives MTASADPAGTTNLHRELAPVTQAAWEQIEEEARRTFRRHVAGRRVVDVPDPAGPGLAAVGTGHLTGIDPPAPGVTARLREAKPLVELRVPFTVSRAAVDDVERGSSDSDWQPVKDAARAMAFAEDRAVFDGYPAAGIDGLRNRSSNPVLSLPAEPRDYPDAVSRALTSLRLAGVDGPYALLLGADEYSAVSETSDHGYPIAAHLARMLDGPPLWAPALSGAFVLSTRGGDFELRLGQDVAIGYTSHDAHGVELYFQETLTFLTYTDEAVVVLRH, from the coding sequence ATGACGGCTTCCGCCGACCCGGCCGGCACCACCAACCTGCACCGCGAACTCGCCCCCGTCACCCAGGCCGCCTGGGAGCAGATCGAGGAGGAGGCCCGGCGCACCTTCCGGCGCCACGTCGCGGGCCGCCGGGTCGTCGACGTGCCCGACCCCGCGGGCCCCGGCCTCGCCGCCGTCGGCACCGGACACCTCACCGGCATCGACCCGCCCGCCCCCGGGGTGACGGCCCGGCTGCGCGAGGCGAAGCCGCTCGTCGAACTGCGGGTGCCGTTCACCGTCAGCAGGGCCGCCGTGGACGACGTCGAGCGCGGCTCGAGCGACTCCGACTGGCAGCCGGTGAAGGACGCGGCGCGGGCCATGGCCTTCGCCGAGGACCGGGCCGTCTTCGACGGCTACCCGGCCGCGGGCATCGACGGGCTGCGGAACCGCAGCTCGAACCCGGTGCTCAGCCTGCCCGCCGAGCCGCGCGACTACCCGGACGCGGTCAGCCGCGCCCTGACCTCGCTGCGGCTCGCCGGCGTCGACGGCCCGTACGCGCTGCTGCTCGGCGCCGACGAGTACAGCGCCGTCAGCGAGACCTCCGACCACGGCTACCCCATCGCCGCGCACCTGGCCCGGATGCTGGACGGCCCGCCGCTGTGGGCGCCGGCGCTCAGCGGCGCGTTCGTCCTGTCCACCCGGGGCGGCGACTTCGAGCTGCGGCTCGGCCAGGACGTGGCGATCGGCTACACGTCCCACGACGCGCACGGCGTCGAGCTGTACTTCCAGGAGACGCTGACCTTCCTGACCTACACGGACGAGGCCGTCGTCGTCCTCCGGCACTGA